The window GTCTGTGAATCGTGAGTATATGCACCATCATGGAAATTACATGATAGATTCAAATTCAACTTACTTATTACTTCTCCTGAATTAGCATCAATAACATAATTCCAATGATTAGAAGTTTTTGGTTCATGAACTAAAAATTCGTAAGCTAACTTTAGGTTTCCATTTTCGTTAGAAGCATAAACTAGTCTCTGTTTTGCAGCAACATGCTTATTTTGCCCTTGTTGAAAGAAATCTAAAAGTGGAAGATCTGAGATTTCATTTTTACCAAGATCAGCAGCTATTTTACTAAGTGCTGCTTTTTTATTTAAAGAAGCATTTGCCGGGGCTGAACTTGTATAATCTTTAATAAAATTATCTGTAAAGTATACGACTTTGTTGTCTTTAACAAGTGCCGTTGCTACTGTTCCATAGACAGGAAGCCCATTATAAGTCTGCTGAATTTTCACAACATCACCACTTAATGATTTTGAAGAGTCAACATTATCAATAATAAATTGATTAAGATCTGATTTTTTATATTCCCTTAACTTATTTTGAGAAATATAAGTTTTAATCAACACTTCATTTGACTGTGCAAATGATACTGAAGGTATTACTGCGAAAACGGCAATAACAAGAGGTAGAATTACTTTTTTCATTTACTTAATTAAAGATGCAAATGTATAATTAATTCTCAATTAATACTACCATTAATTAAAATATTCGTTAGTTTTTAATATAAAACTTCAACCATCTTTTAAATGACTAATTATCAATATATTAAAATAAAATCTCACATAAAACAAGACTATAACTTATTGATTTTCAAAACCACACACTTAGCACTCAATAGCATTTTAAACTACATCATACCTATTATTTCGTTTTTCTAGAGGCAAAAAAAACATTTTTTTGTAAACATTTAAAATTTAATTCTACTCTATATGATTAATATAGTTTTATTAAACATTTATTAAGATTTTAATAATCAGCCCGTATTTAATAAAATTCAATTAAGGTTGATTTAATTTATGATTTACTCAAAACAAAAAAACCACTCTTTCGAGTGGTTCTTATATTAAAAAATGATTGTCGGATTATTTACCTCCTTCCATTTTCTTTTTCAATTCTGCTAAAGCATCGATGTCTCCAAGAGTTGATCTTTCTTCGTTGTTTGAAGAAGAAGATACATTTCTGTTAGAAGATTCTTTCACATTCTTTTTCTCTTCGTCTCTGAAGATACCTGTGTGAGAAACTACTACTCTCTTGAATTCTTTGTTGAATTCGATTACTTTAAACTGAGCATCTTCACCTTTTTTGATTTTAGATCCGTCTTCCTTCTCTAATAATCTTGATGGGCAGAAAGCTTCAACTTCAGCATCTTCAAATTGTACAGAAGCACCTTTATCGTGTACTTCTACAGCTTTACCAGCGTGTACAGTTCCTTCAGCATATTTAGTTTCAAATTTATCCCAAGGGTTTTCTTGTAATTGTTTGTGACCTAGAGATAATCTTCTAGCTTGGATGTCTAATTCTAGAACTACAACATCTAATTTATCACCAACTGCACAGAACTCAGATGGATGCTTGATTTTCTTAGTCCAAGAAAGATCAGAGATATAGATTAATCCATCAATACCTTCTTCCAATTCTACGAATACACCGAAGTTTGTAAAGTTTCTTACAGTTCCAACGTGTTGAGAACCTACAGGATACTTAGTTTCGATATTTTCCCATGGATCTTTAGATAATTGTTTCATACCTAAAGAGATTTTTCTGTCTTCTCTATCAAGAGTAAGAACTTCTGCTTCTACTTCATCACCAACTTTTACGAAATCTCCAGCGCTTCTCAAGTGAGTTGACCAAGACATTTCAGAAACGTGGATCAATCCTTCTACACCTGGAGCGATTTCTACGAATGCACCATAGTCAGCAAGAACTACTACTTTTCCTTTTACTTTATCACCAACTTTCATGTCAGCAGAAAGAGCATCCCAAGGATGAGCTTCTAATTGCTTCATACCCAATTGGATTCTTGTTTTCTCGTCATCAAAATCAAGGATAACAACTTTTACAGTTTGTCCATCTTCTAAGATTTCAGATGGGTGGTTCACTCTAGACCAAGAAAGATCTGTAATGTGAATTAATCCATCAACACCTCCTAAGTCAATGAATACACCGTAAGAAGTAATATTCTTAACAGTACCTTCAAGAACCTGACCTTTTTCAAGCTGAGCGATGATTTCTTTTTTCTGACCTTCGATATCTGCTTCGATCAATGCTTTGTGAGATACAACTACGTTTTTGAACTCAGGGTTGATTTTCACAACTTTGAATTCCATAGTTTTACCTACGAACTGATCGTAATCTTTAATTGGCTTAACATCAATTTGAGAACCTGGTAAGAATGCTTCGATTCCGTGTACGTCAACGATCATACCTCCTTTAGTTCTAGACTTAACAAAACCGTTAACGATTTCTCCAGTTTCGTGAAGTTCGTTTACTCTATCCCAAGCTTTAAGCGTTCTAGCTTTTCTGTGAGATAATTGTAACTGACCTGTTTTGTCTTCTCTTCTGTCTACCATTACTTCAACATCATCACCTACTTTTAGGCCTGGGTTGTAACGGAATTCGTTAAGAGAAATAACACCTTCAGATTTGAAGTCGATGTCTACGATAGCTTCTTTGTCAGTTAATCTTACAACTTTACCTGTGATAACGTCGTTATCGTTTAAGCTGCTAAGAGATCCGTTATAGATTTCTTCAAGATCACTTTTTTCTTTTCTAGCATCTGCATCAAGACCTGATTCGAAAGAATCCCAATCAAATTGTTCTGGTGCTACGTTTTGGTTTAATAAAACCTCTGCTGAATTTGTCTCTTTTGACATTTTCTAATAAAATTTGTATTCCTTCTTTTTTAATGGTCTGAATAAATGTGGTTTTAAAAAATACGGAAGTAATTAATTTATAATAATTTACCTTCTCAGACCTGTCCACAAAAAGTGACTGCAAAATTACAAAAAAAACTGGAATACACAATTATGTCTAATTTAATTAATTATATAAAAAAAACTCATAGAAATAAAAACAGATGAGCAATGTTGCCCATCCGTTAAAAACACAAATTATGATAAAATCATTTATTTTTAATTAATCGATTCTACGACCGTAGTATTAAGAGATATTTTTGCCAAAAAGCTACTCATATTATCACAAGTACTTCCATCAGACCGTGTAGCAGCACCTGCATACACAATTTTCTGTGTTGCCAAATTTGAGGTTGAAGATATATTGCGAGCCATTACTTTAATACTATGATTGCCAATAGACAGATTATTAACCACTCCATTTAAAATAAATTTATTCCAAGAACAGGTAAAATCTTCTTTTTGTTTGTGGTATTTTCTTACTACCACCAGCACATCATCAACGAATACTCCAATAGCGTACTCATAATATTCATTAGCAGAAGCATCAAGCTGTGTCATTCCTTCAACTGTAAATGCAAAAGAATTATTGACTCTTGTAAATGTTTTTGAATCTGTGACCCCTAAAGGAACCCAGCCTGTAATACCTGAGCCTAAATTAATAGCACCCGGAGTAAAACCTGTAATCGTAGTACTTGCAGTAGAAGAAACAGAACTTATATTAACAACATCTAGTTTTGGTTGCAGCAGATTTTTGGTATATAAAGCATTCCATCTATCAACTTCAAAATAGGTTATTGTTTGCGGTAAAGATGACGTCGCATTGGTATTAAAAACGATATTTCCATTTTGAGGATTTAGTACCGTCGTTGCATCCATATTTGAAGTTAACGGAATTCTTGGAAGTAAAAATCCTTTTTTGTCTGAATCTAATTTCAGAACAGCTGTATTGTCTAAAGCAGGTGTTGTCTTGTCAGTGATCACAACTTGTGAAAAAAACATACAAGGGATAGACACCACAAGAATGATATTAAATATTTTTTTCATGATTAGTAAGGTAATTGTTGATTGATTAAGACGATGGCACTTATCTTAGCTTCATCATTAGAGATGTTTGTACAACTTGCTCCTTTTTGTCCGTAATTAATAGCTGCCGTTGTTGTGCTTGATCTATTCATCACAGCGAGTTTTATATTGTGAGTTGCCGCGCTGAGATTGTTTACAAGACCTGTTATTGTAAACTCTCGAAATGCACAGGTGTTATCTACATTGATAGTAGCCGATTTTGATGAAATTAATTGATTATCTACAAATATGCCCAAACCATAGGTTACACTTTCATTACTTGATGTTGCATTGTTTAATTGAAGCATCCCTGTAAAAGTGACCACTGTACTATTTATTGGTCTGTCAATTACAAAATTGAAAGGAGAAGGATCAGTGATTTCTACCCATGGAGATGCTAAAGCACTTCCATTTACAAATGAATTGACGGAAGTAGCATCTGCGGGATAATTGTTGGTAGAGACACCCGTATTGTAAATTTTAGAATAATACTTAGTAATCCCTAGAAGTAAGTTGATATTAGCTGAGCTAAAATAAAAAACCCATTTTGCTCCGTCCCAGTAATACAAGCCTTTTCCTCCGGGGAAACTTGCATTGGTATTATACACCATTAAAGACTCTGTAGGTTGTGCAATCATAAAACTATAATCGGATACATTGCTTGAGTTTAATGAAACTTTCGGCAACATAAAACCCTTATTTCCTGATACAAGATCTAAAATTGCAGATTGATCAGGATTAGCAGTACCAATCCCTACCGAACCAGCCTGCGCGTACATATTAATTCCAACTATTAAAAAGAGGAATATTAGATAATTTTTTTTCATGGTTTTGTGTTTTAAGATTTTTCAGTGAGCTTGATAAACATATTGATTTTAGACATAT is drawn from Chryseobacterium muglaense and contains these coding sequences:
- the rpsA gene encoding 30S ribosomal protein S1, which encodes MSKETNSAEVLLNQNVAPEQFDWDSFESGLDADARKEKSDLEEIYNGSLSSLNDNDVITGKVVRLTDKEAIVDIDFKSEGVISLNEFRYNPGLKVGDDVEVMVDRREDKTGQLQLSHRKARTLKAWDRVNELHETGEIVNGFVKSRTKGGMIVDVHGIEAFLPGSQIDVKPIKDYDQFVGKTMEFKVVKINPEFKNVVVSHKALIEADIEGQKKEIIAQLEKGQVLEGTVKNITSYGVFIDLGGVDGLIHITDLSWSRVNHPSEILEDGQTVKVVILDFDDEKTRIQLGMKQLEAHPWDALSADMKVGDKVKGKVVVLADYGAFVEIAPGVEGLIHVSEMSWSTHLRSAGDFVKVGDEVEAEVLTLDREDRKISLGMKQLSKDPWENIETKYPVGSQHVGTVRNFTNFGVFVELEEGIDGLIYISDLSWTKKIKHPSEFCAVGDKLDVVVLELDIQARRLSLGHKQLQENPWDKFETKYAEGTVHAGKAVEVHDKGASVQFEDAEVEAFCPSRLLEKEDGSKIKKGEDAQFKVIEFNKEFKRVVVSHTGIFRDEEKKNVKESSNRNVSSSSNNEERSTLGDIDALAELKKKMEGGK